The genomic interval CAGGTGTCACTACTTTATATCGTCGTAAacagcagatgaataaatacatagtATTAATGTCCGAATTAAAGATAGCTTTAACTATCCCCATATGTGAAGGGTATATTTAATGGGgcagttcacccaaaaatgaaaattcactcataatctactcaccactatgccgatggaggggtggggggagtGATTGACAcctctggagtttcaggggtaaacagtgttgcagccaaatccaatacaattgaagtaactggtgaacAATTCttcaaaatacttttttttttcaaatagcTTTCCATGTTTTAGTCTCAATCTATGCACGAACGTGGCTCcagaggatcacagaggacatttaggctaaaaacatggtgtaaatgacgtttAAAGACGGATTTGAAAGTtagggcttacggacacttgaattacaccacaggagcagtatgggggcatgttatgtttttcctgtttgaagTTACTGCcgttacttcaattgttttggatttggctgcaatgctgtttacgcctaaaactccaaaagtgttttgtggactcaaaaacctcacccacccctccaccgaTATGGTagtgagtagatgagtgaattttcattttattgtgaactttccctttaagcTGTTGTAGGTCTATCTAGATTCACTCATAAAATACTCTAATAACTAACAATATCATATAAAGTACATGATATATTGATGTGAACATCTCCCTTGTATATTTCCATtagtttaaatgtatttaaattttttactttcattgttttgttcaATATATCTATGTCATGATCACAAAatgtcactgtgatgtttttgtATTATGACACGGGTTCCTCTATGTACTGTGTATACTACTTTCAacttaaaaatgtatctaaatttaaaaaaggggggAGGGGCCAGCTTGCAGGCCCTCAACCGGCTTATATTATATGTTGACATTTAAGTCCccgtttggtttgttttcattttcaataacatctgttttgttatggaaaaacatgttttgctaTTGTTTTAAACTCAAATCACAGAGTATACGATGACACCCtaacaaactaataaatatgCAGGCTTGTTCTTACGTAACGGTCtgatgaaggaaaaaacaaGGTCATCTCAAACTGTCACttttgcagagctgcagaggaagtcTGTCTTCATCAGCGTGGTCActcagatgtaaaaaaacatacatactCAATAACACAAACCAATTACTAATTTTTTGGGacttacaaaaataaatctgtttgtaATGAACAGTTTGCTCATTAGACATCCAGGGACCTAAATATAGAACGTATAAGTAGCCTACAGGTGGTTGTACTGAATAGAGACATGCAAGTTTAATGGCAACTGACCAAACTTCATCCGGTGAGCACATCCACGAGATGTGATTAAAAGCGAGGAAACATTTGGACTCTTTAATAAATGAGTATACTTATCACCATTACTGCTTCCTTCAGGATTCTCAATGTAAAACCAAAGACTGCTGTTGATGTCAATAGATGACATGAACAGATACTCTACCTACttgcacatgtatgtgttttaaACACTGTGCATTTCCCTTTAAGTGAAGGCTTCCTTGAGAGTTGAGAAGCAGAGTACTCCTCTAGACAAAAAGCTTGTTATGCAACATGTTGAAGGAGGCAGCCTAAAAGGCCTTGCCTGAAAGAAGCTATCCCTGAAATGAGACCAGTCTGCACAAAACGACAAAAAGGTGAAATGGATCAGTTTAATTCTAAACCAAGCAAGATTTCAACAGCTATTCATTCAGACTAGGGCCATAACACAACAGACTAATTCCAGAAagagagtaaaacatttttcctCTCCAATAACTCGATGGACAAAACTGATACTTTTGTCCTTGCagaagcaacacaaacactgcacacagcatcttatcagagcagagagatgcagagaaacaaggatatatatatatatatatatatatatatatcatattccCAACATTCAAGTAGTGCAGAGGGTCAGACGCCAGCAGACTGCAGCACCAAAGCCCCTTTTCAAACTCAGTGTCACAACTGAGATGCAGACAAttaacaaaaggagaaaaagaaattttaaaaaaacccTGGGAATTTCTGGAAATTAATCTGAGACAGTACTACAGAAAAGGTTTTTCTGACAGAACTAAGATACACTTCACATCATGttattacaaaaatattaaTCTTATTCAACTCAAAGCCAACATAAGGAGCATGACAGGAGTACAAATGTGGTGCTTAAAATTAAACATGCAAACTGAAGTTCAGTATCTTAAATCCAATGAAAGTCATGTTTTCAAGTTTGACTTAAACATTTGAGGCAATGAAACTATTCAGCATAAATGTTATCAAGCAGTTAATTTGGTAACCAAGTAGCATGACAAAGTATTGTAGAACAGCAGAACAAGTGGCCAGGAGCGTCTTTTGTATGCACACAAGGATCTTTGTAtttatgtgaatttaaaaacaggaaaaataactAAGTTACACAAGTTTACAAATTGAGCTAACCGCCTTTCAGTAATTCAGAGATGTCTTCACAATATCAAggatcaataaaaaataaagcactggttatatttttttctgtgagcacacacacagaaatgctcTATATAACATCAGTCCATTGGATACAATAGAACAATGTGCTGCAGCGTTGAAACTCTTCCGGGAGGATGGTTCTTCTGTGGCAGGCTTAATTCTggggtgggggaggtgggggggcaggAGGCATGCCAAAGGGGGGCATGCCTGGTACCCCCATCCCCATCATGGTGACAAAGTTGGAAGGGTCCatgggtggtgggggtggtggtggtgcataCATCATGCCGGTCGAGCCTGGAGGTggcggagggggaggaggaggggcgcCAGGGGGCAACGGGGGCTGGACGCCAGGGGGAGGCGGCACCATGGATGGGGAACCCATGGGTGGTGGGGGCTGGGCCCCTGAGGCTGCAGGCTGCTGGGGCTGCTGCCATGGAGGCAGGGTGCCAGTGCCAGGGCTGGACGTTGTGGTGGTATCTGAAGGGAGTAAAAAGATGTTAACTCTTTACTGACATCGATAACGTTTATTCCCCCCAAAGAAATTCTGTCAATCAGATCATCTGGCTCCAGAATGACCAGTCAGTATGGTTGCTTCAGACAttataaagtccacagaaagtccagagaagctgatgtgagaacacagcaggagatgcTCCACAAGATTCACCGTGAGCTAGTGATGAGGgttctaacacgtgacagacgtACATTACAGCCTTATCTTTACACTctgcagatttctgtgttgttgtgcattgcttctgagcagagaatctcctgctgcgttgtacatgtgtgaaaggcaaactctggagaaagtctggacccaaatTCGCCAGAGATCCTCCAGAGCTAATGTTCGAAATCGGCTTATGTGATGTTATGTCGTTACCAGAGCCAGATGAGCTGCACTGAACTTTTCTGATGACCAAGCTGCATTTATTCAGATTTCAACAAATATGTATCACTGTTAAGTATTTGTATCAATCCCATTGTTAGGGCCATTTTAGCACTTCACGCAgaactttgtttacatttcactgttTAATAAAGAgtgttttggcttttttttgtgaaaactATTATACCATATATACTAGACAAAACAATGCAACCTACATTTTGCCATTCGACAGTTGAGTATACAGTATAGTGTTTATATTGATAAGTGTATGACGGACAGGTTTTGTATCAAGTTTTTGGGGGTTCTTACTCTGTTGCCAGGGCAGCGGTGTACTGGTTGCCATGCTGCTGGttggagggggaggtggagccTGCTGTTGCCACGGTGGCAGCGGACCAGAAGGCGGGGGAGGTGGCTGGTTGCtcgggggaggaggtggagggggcaTCATACCCATTGGAGGAGGGAGCAGACCTATGGAGGGGTAAAAACAGTGATGTTATGGTGCCAAAGCTCGTTTGCTTTCTTGCCAGTTTGAATGATCTTCATTCATCAACACACATTGAGGAGcttgtaaatacattttaaggaTTTACAAAGCGCATGTGTAAGAGTTGTCATAACTGGATTACTCTACTGGGCATTTCAAGACTTTCAAGGACATGGACATCACAATGGTGACGTCTTAAAACATTCAGCATCTGCCAGCTAAAAACACTCTTACCCATAGGGTGTCCATGAGGTCCTGGACCCTGGCCcatggggggaggaggaggctgcatcCAGGGGGGAGGCAGACCGTTGGGGTTGGGGGGTAGAGGGGGGCCTCCCATGTTGGGCATGGGGGGAGGGTAGTTGTGGTGTCCTCCATGCCCACCGTGCCCACCATGCCCACCGTGTCCTCCGTGCCCTCCGTGCCCTCCGTGCATGCCATGGTAGTTCCTGTTCTCAGACTGGCCAGAGTTCATCCAAGGAGGCCGGTTctgctgcgcacacacacaaacatcatcacGTCACAAAAGAAACTTTTCTATGGAAACCACAGCATGGAATCAAATGTGTCACAAACTAACCGGAGGTggctggttgttgttggggcCTGAGGATCGAGGTCCCCCCCCCTGGTTGTGTGAGTGTCCACCTCCAGATGTGGGGACTGGGGCCTCCCCCAGCTCAGCCATTAGGGACAGGTACTCCTTGTCCATACGAGCCTTGTCCTGGGCCGACTGAGGAGGCTCACCACCTGTTGCTCTGTGGGCAGCAAATGTGCTACACGAGgcaaaacagcaaacattgttacaaaaacacaactcatAACCATCTGGAGTTTCTCCACGTTTTGTGGCTTGTTTAAGTGATCACCTGGTGTATTTGCAGTCAGAGGAGATGTGGCCAGCTCCACCACACTTGGTACAGAGGGTGGTGTTGGTAATGCTGCGTGGCTCGGCGTTCTGCCAAGGACGAAGGATCctaaagaaacagagagacaatcTTCACTGGTGTTCTGTAGCTTACAGAGAGCAGAGTTGACTTTTCCCATAACTGAGTCTTTTCCCCTGTGCCCACATCCATCACCAATGATCTGAACACTGAAATGTACATGCGGCTCCACCACTGTGAGACGTGTTCACTGACCTGTTGTCATCTTCCCTCAGTGTGCCATTGAGTCTGGCAAGCTCCCTCAGCTGCATCTTTCGTAGGTCATTCTGATCCTCAGGTGTCTCGATGCCTTGCTTCAGGATGTTACGAATCTGTAAATTTTGCACCATTAGCATTACATATTATACATGTCATATGGTACGTTCCATGTATAGAGAAACTCAAATCTTCACACGAGTGTGAAGCACTGAACAAAGATGGATCATTGAAAGGGAGCAAGATAATCTGCACTCTGGGGATATCTAACCTGCTCCACAGCTTTCTTGACGTTCTCCATTGTGTTCGCAGTGACCAGGGCATGCAGAGGCTCATCCTCCCCTGGGAGCATCTGTCCATCCTTTCGGCCAACCTTCCCCTCCTTTACAGAACCTTTACCACGGATCATGATCTTGGCACAGCACTCCTTCTCAATGTTCTTCAGTGTGTTACCACTggtgaaacaaaaagagaaacttgGCCATTAACTTGCTTGTTTTTAGTATATAAAACATGCATGGTGATAGTAATATTAAGTCCAACTTACCGTGGCCCAATTAGCAGACCAACAAAGTTGATTTCAGGGTATTCATCCTGGGGAATCATAACTTTGTCATTGACTCTGGTGGCTGGAGGTCTGCAAGAAATGG from Hippoglossus stenolepis isolate QCI-W04-F060 chromosome 23, HSTE1.2, whole genome shotgun sequence carries:
- the sf1 gene encoding splicing factor 1 isoform X1, which produces MATGANATPLGKLHPSIGAKRGFDAGPGSGNGLMPIPGPPATFPSIQAFQPPMPAASFPQPHQFSPAAGFSAQAPQPPPGAGLVSPDFGKKSRKKSRWSSETPDQKTVIPGMPTVIPPGLTRDQERAYIVQLQIEDLTRKLRTGDLGIPVNPEDRSPSPEPIYNSEGKRLNTREYRTRKKIEEERHSLITEMVGLNPDFKPPADYKPPATRVNDKVMIPQDEYPEINFVGLLIGPRGNTLKNIEKECCAKIMIRGKGSVKEGKVGRKDGQMLPGEDEPLHALVTANTMENVKKAVEQIRNILKQGIETPEDQNDLRKMQLRELARLNGTLREDDNRILRPWQNAEPRSITNTTLCTKCGGAGHISSDCKYTSTFAAHRATGGEPPQSAQDKARMDKEYLSLMAELGEAPVPTSGGGHSHNQGGGPRSSGPNNNQPPPQNRPPWMNSGQSENRNYHGMHGGHGGHGGHGGHGGHGGHGGHHNYPPPMPNMGGPPLPPNPNGLPPPWMQPPPPPMGQGPGPHGHPMGLLPPPMGMMPPPPPPPSNQPPPPPSGPLPPWQQQAPPPPPTSSMATSTPLPWQQNTTTTSSPGTGTLPPWQQPQQPAASGAQPPPPMGSPSMVPPPPGVQPPLPPGAPPPPPPPPPGSTGMMYAPPPPPPPMDPSNFVTMMGMGVPGMPPFGMPPAPPPPPPQN
- the sf1 gene encoding splicing factor 1 isoform X2, with protein sequence MATGANATPLGKLHPSIGAKRGFDAGPGSGNGLMPIPGPPATFPSIQAFQPPMPAASFPQPHQFSPAAGFSAQAPQPPPGAGLVSPDFGKKSRKKSRWSSETPDQKTVIPGMPTVIPPGLTRDQERAYIVQLQIEDLTRKLRTGDLGIPVNPEDRSPSPEPIYNSEGKRLNTREYRTRKKIEEERHSLITEMVGLNPDFKPPADYKPPATRVNDKVMIPQDEYPEINFVGLLIGPRGNTLKNIEKECCAKIMIRGKGSVKEGKVGRKDGQMLPGEDEPLHALVTANTMENVKKAVEQIRNILKQGIETPEDQNDLRKMQLRELARLNGTLREDDNRILRPWQNAEPRSITNTTLCTKCGGAGHISSDCKYTSTFAAHRATGGEPPQSAQDKARMDKEYLSLMAELGEAPVPTSGGGHSHNQGGGPRSSGPNNNQPPPNRPPWMNSGQSENRNYHGMHGGHGGHGGHGGHGGHGGHGGHHNYPPPMPNMGGPPLPPNPNGLPPPWMQPPPPPMGQGPGPHGHPMGLLPPPMGMMPPPPPPPSNQPPPPPSGPLPPWQQQAPPPPPTSSMATSTPLPWQQNTTTTSSPGTGTLPPWQQPQQPAASGAQPPPPMGSPSMVPPPPGVQPPLPPGAPPPPPPPPPGSTGMMYAPPPPPPPMDPSNFVTMMGMGVPGMPPFGMPPAPPPPPPQN